The sequence CTGCTCGGCGGCGGCGCCGTCGGCCTGCGATTCGAGCAGCATAATCGCCGTTACTGCCTGCCATGTGCCGTGCGCCGCTTGGACGAAGGCCACTCGCTCTACCGCTTCGCTTACTGGCATAATCTGTTGTTCAACCCCAATATTCCTCCCGGGATCAGCGTTCTCGCCTTTGCGCCCGACTGGGCAGGCGCCACCGCCGGCCTCGCAAACGCGGGGCGCGAGTGAGCGCCGTGTCCGCTACCGGGGGTTGCCTGTGCGGCGCTGTACGTTACCGGGCGCCGCGGGCATCCCTGCAAGGCATCGTTATTTGCCACTGTGGCCAGTGCCGGCGCTTTCACGGCCACTGTGGCGCCTACGCTTCCGTCCCCCGCGACTGCCTGGAATTTGACCGACAGGAGCAGCTGCGTTGGTACCGCTCTTCCGCCCGCGCCCGTCGCGGCTTCTGCGCGCAATGCGGCGCCAGCCTGTTCTGGGATCCGAACGGCAGCGACCGCATCGCGGTAGCCGCCGGCAGCCTGG is a genomic window of Gammaproteobacteria bacterium containing:
- a CDS encoding GFA family protein, whose protein sequence is MSATGGCLCGAVRYRAPRASLQGIVICHCGQCRRFHGHCGAYASVPRDCLEFDRQEQLRWYRSSARARRGFCAQCGASLFWDPNGSDRIAVAAGSLDDAGELRVTCHIYTADAGGYYEIAPGLPQHRQGLPRQSS